One Solanum pennellii chromosome 9, SPENNV200 DNA segment encodes these proteins:
- the LOC107030809 gene encoding protein FANTASTIC FOUR 3-like, whose amino-acid sequence MTSTSTLYQGLQSCLEPKMAPPTPNFSQPITLPQTSKICQHEDETEQENDNVGGLSFIQALANPCQYSKKGDEKDEIYVHPLVKLSSLNTNSLNMCTESLGSETGSDISENIEEKETISHRVQRSKCREFAKKIKRVASYPPPLTSMSGNEGVQIRPHREGGRLLLKATSITSWNSSFRVERANGRLKLSLLIHGEEDVIIQNDEESCSSKLGEYSSRPTRCKASGSRNKWISCWEPFWVAIS is encoded by the coding sequence ATGACCTCAACTTCCACACTATATCAAGGGCTACAATCTTGTCTAGAGCCCAAAATGGCACCTCCTACACCAAATTTCTCACAACCTATCACATTGCCACAAACGTCTAAAATATGTCAACATGAAGATGAAACTGAACAAGAAAATGACAATGTTGGTGGCTTGAGCTTTATCCAAGCACTTGCAAATCCTTGTCAATACTCGAAAAAAGGCGATGAGAAGGACGAAATCTATGTTCATCCTTTGGTGAAACTCTCTTCTCTCAACACAAATAGTTTGAATATGTGCACTGAAAGCTTAGGAAGTGAAACAGGCAGTGACATTAGTGAAAACATTGAGGAAAAAGAAACTATTTCTCACAGAGTTCAACGATCAAAATGTAGAGAATTCgcgaaaaaaatcaaaagggtAGCTAGTTATCCACCTCCACTAACTTCAATGAGTGGAAATGAAGGTGTCCAAATTAGGCCTCATCGCGAGGGTGGTCGTTTATTATTAAAAGCAACATCAATCACTTCTTGGAACTCTAGTTTTCGAGTTGAACGTGCTAATGGTAGGCTCAAGCTTTCTTTGTTAATACATGGAGAAGAAGATGTCATAATCCAAAATGATGAAGAAAGTTGTAGTAGTAAATTAGGAGAGTATTCAAGTAGACCAACAAGGTGCAAAGCAAGTGGTAGTAGGAATAAATGGATTTCATGTTGGGAGCCATTTTGGGTGGCTATTTCCTAA